The sequence below is a genomic window from Desulfurellaceae bacterium.
CGACTGTCGCAAGGGTCGGCGGCCGTCGTTTATTGCCGCCGCCGGCGTCGAGACCGCGCTGCCGCTGTATGAGTATTTTGTCGAGCGCGCCCGGAGTCGAAACATCCGGGTTGCCACCGGCCGTTTTCAGGCCAACATGGCGGTCGAACTGGTCAATGACGGTCCGGTCACAATCATCCTTGATACCTCGGACGAGCGCCGGGCCAGGGCCGACGGCTGACGTGCGAGTGGTGAGGGCGTATGCCAAAAGCTGGATTCTGGGCAATCGACTCCGTCCGCAAGATCAGCTTTGGAAAAGACGGCTGGTGGTACGCCAATGACGAGCGGATCGAAAACCGCCGCATCAACCGCTTATTCAGCCAGCATCTGCGCCGGACCGAAGACGGCCGGTATCAGATCGTGCTGGGCCGGGATACGGCCATCGTCGAGATCGACGATGCGCCGTATGTGGTGACCGCGCTCGACGGCGATCTCGATCAGGGTCTCAGAGTCCGGCTGAACGACACCAGCGAAGAGACGCTCAGCCCGGACACGCTATACATCGGGCCGGACAACGCGGTCTACTGCCGGGTCAAAGACCACGCCCATCTGGCCCGTTTCACCCGGCCGGCTTACTACCAGCTGGCGGCCTACATTCAGGAAGAACCCGAGACCGGCGAATTTGTCCTGCGCCTCAACGATGCCGCCTACCCCATCCCCTTTGGCCAAGACCGTCCCTAACCTCTCCCCCGCCTATGCACATCGTCTTTGTCGAGCCCGAGATTCCTCCCAACAGCGGCACCACCGCGCGGCTGTGCGCGGCCACAAACACCGGCTTCCATCTGGTCGGTCCCCTGGGCTTCTCGCTGGAAGACCGCTATCTCAAGCGGGCTGGCCTCGACTACTGGCCGTATGTCACGGTGCGGACGTACACCGACTGGCACGATTTTCTCCTCCAGCGGCCCGCCGGACGCCTGCTGGCCTTCTCGGCCCGGGCCAGCCAGTCCTACACCCGGGTCAGCTATCGGCCCGACGACCTGCTCGTGTTCGGCAGTGAGACACGCGGCCTGCCGCCATCCATTCGGACCGAGTTGGCCGCCTCCC
It includes:
- a CDS encoding DUF1285 domain-containing protein, with the translated sequence MPKAGFWAIDSVRKISFGKDGWWYANDERIENRRINRLFSQHLRRTEDGRYQIVLGRDTAIVEIDDAPYVVTALDGDLDQGLRVRLNDTSEETLSPDTLYIGPDNAVYCRVKDHAHLARFTRPAYYQLAAYIQEEPETGEFVLRLNDAAYPIPFGQDRP
- a CDS encoding tRNA (cytidine(34)-2'-O)-methyltransferase; the protein is MHIVFVEPEIPPNSGTTARLCAATNTGFHLVGPLGFSLEDRYLKRAGLDYWPYVTVRTYTDWHDFLLQRPAGRLLAFSARASQSYTRVSYRPDDLLVFGSETRGLPPSIRTELAASLYTIPMPGQHVRSLNLSNAAAIVLYEALRQLGHA